TAAAGGTGTTGTGGGAACTTGAGTTTGAGAGATTCTTTATGCCGGAGATTTTTGAGCCCGATGAAAAATAAGGGTGATGGATTCGTGGTTATTGTGATCTTGATTATTATATTTGCAATAAATGATATCTGAAATTATGGGAAAAGATATGGTCATGAACCCCTTTGTGTTGGGGAAATATGTTTCGGACAGGTATTTCTGTGATAGAGAAGAGGAGACAGCTTTTCTGATCAAGCAGATAGACAATGGTCGCAATGTTGCTCTTGTGGCGGCTCGTCGTATGGGAAAGACGGGGCTGATACAGCACTGTTTTGCGCAAGAACGAGTGAGGGAGCGTTACCATACTTTCTTTGTGGACATCTATGCAACGACATCATTGGCGGAGTTTGTGTATCTGCTCGGTAAGACAATATATGAGGAACTTAAACCCAAGAAAACCCGTTGGGCAGAGGGCTTTTTTCAGATTGTCACATCTTTGCGTATGGGGTTCAGGCTCGATGCCCTCACCGGAGAGCCGACATTCGATATCGGGCTTGGGGATATTCAGACACCACAGACTACCCTCGATGAGATCTTCGAGTATCTGGAGACTGCGGATAAGCCTTGTATTGTTGCAATCGATGAGTTTCAGCAGGTCGGGACTTATGAGGGTAATAGTGTGGAGGCACTCTTGCGCACTAAGATACAGCGTTGTAAGCAGACTTCTTTCATCTTTGCCGGTAGTAAGCAACATCTGATGAGTAATATGTTCAATTCGTCGTCGAAGCCCTTCTATCAGAGTGCTATTACCATGGGGCTTGACGCTATCCCGATGGATGTTTATGCCGATTTTGCGGAGCGTCTTTTTGCCGAATGTGGACGCTTGGTTGATAGAGTGGTTGTGGAGAAGGTGTACAACCTTTTTGGCGGAGCGACATGGTTTGTTCAGATGATGATGAATGAGCTTTTCGCTCTCACACCTGAGGGTGGTAGGTGTGGACTTGAGAAGTTGGAGGTCGCCCGAGAGAACATCATCCAAGTGCAGGCGCATGTCTATAAGGATATTTTGGCTCGTTTGGCTCCGAAGCAGAAGCTGGTCTTGCAGGCTATTGCTCGAGAGGGTGAAGCGCAAGGTGTGACTTCATCCGCTTTTATAAGAAAGTATAATCTTTCTTCGGCAAGTTCGGTGCAGGCAGCCATGAAGTCTCTCATTAAACATGACTTGGTCGTATCGGAGGGTGAGAGCTATCGGGTGTATGATCACTTCTTTGCCGAATGGTTGTTGAGAGAATACTGATCGAAGTTTTTTTTATTGTGATGAAAGTACAAGATATCATAGAAGACTTCACTGCTCATTTGGCATATGAGAAGGGGGCTTCGTCTCATACTCTCGTTGCTTATCGGGGAGATCTCCTCAAGTGGTTGAGGATGCAGGGTATCGACCCTGATGATGGAGAAGCTGTGGTGAGGTACATCAATGCAGTGGATAAACGTATGGCACGCAAGGCTGTCATCGGATTTGCCGAGCAAGGGGATGCTCCTCGTACCATACATCGCAGGATGAGTGCCATCCGTGGGCTTTATGATTATCTACTTAAGCAGGGGGAGGTGAAGTCTAATCCCTTTGCGACCGTACAGCCTCCGAAAAGTCGTAAGAGTCTACCTCCATTTGTGGATGCTGCCACGCTTACTGATCATATCGAGACCTTGTACCTTTTTTTTGAGGAAGGTCTGGAGGTCGGCTCCTCAGATGTCTGGAATCGTCTGGAAAATGCTTTCATCACCGATCTTCTCTTTCAGACCGGTATGAGGCGTGCAGAGCTTGTTTCTTTGACCCTCCCGAGTATCGATATGGCACAGTGTCAGATGAAAGTCTTGGGAAAGCGAAAAAAGGAGCGAATTATACCTTTTGGGGCTTTGCTTCTTGAGAAAATAAAGTTATATTTGCGTCATAGGCAGGAGTGGAATCCTCTTACTGATCGCTTGATCGTCAACAGCAAAGGTGTGCCTGTCAATGAAGGGTATGTGTATGCGGTCGTGCGTCGGGCACTCGCTCCTTTGGAACAATACACCAAGAAGAATCCACACGTGTTGAGACATAGCTTTGCCTCGGCTCTCTTGAATGATGGCGCCGACCTTATGAGTGTAAAGGAGCTTTTGGGGCATGAGTCTATATCCACCACGGCAATCTATACTCACACCACGTTTGAGGAGCTCAAACGAATGTATAACGCTCATCCAAGAGCAAAAAAAGAAACGAAATCATGAAACTAAGAGTACAACACACCAATTTTGAGGCGACTGAAAAATTGATCCAATATACAGAGAAGAAAGTCGGGAAGCTGGAGAAGTTCTATGCCGATATTATCAATGCTGAAGTGCTCCTTAGTGTGGAGAAGCCCGAAACGAACCATAATAAGTCTGCTAAGATCACTCTTGTTGTCAAGGATGATAATCTATTTGCCGAAAAGGTGGCCGATACTTTTGAAGAAGCTGTAAATCAGGCTTGCGAGGCTTTGGAGAAGCAGCTCGATAAGTATAAGGATAAGGTGAGAGGGAAATAAATAAGACGAAACATTTGCAGATTAAAAATTAATACTTAACTTTGCAACCGATTAGCCACTGTGGCGCAGGCTTTGGTTAGCTTACGGTGGTTGGTCGGTTGTCAAACGACAATAATTGCCTCTTTAGCTCAGTTGGCCAGAGCACGTGATTTGTAATCTCGGGGTCGTTGGTTCGAATCCGACAAGAGGCTCAAAGAATTGAAAAGGAGGAAACTTTAAGGGCAGTTACCAGAGTGGCCAAATGGGGCTGACTGTAACTCAGCTGGCTTACGCCTTCGGTGGTTCGAATCCATCACTGCCCACTGCTTCTTTTCAATGACTGCGGAAGTAGCTCAGTCGATAGAGCATCAGCCTTCCAAGCTGAGGGTCGCGGGTTTGAGCCCCGTCTTCCGCTCCAAATTTTTAATAATGCCTATGTAGCTCAGGGGTAGAGCACTTCCTTGGTAAGGAAGAGGTCCCGGGTTCAAATCCCGGCATCGGCTCTGATCGGTCTACAGGAAGAGTGCGATGCCTGGTTGTCATGGTCTCCTAAGTAGGAGAATAGGCGGGCGTTGTGCTCTATCAGAGTAAGTAAAAAGAGACTATTTAACTCAATTATAATTGTATTGAAACTATGGCAAAAGAACATTTTAACAGGACGAAACCGCACGTGAACATCGGTACCATCGGTCACGTGGACCACGGTAAGACTACCTTGACTGCTGCGATCACAACAGTGCTTGCTAAGAAGGGTCTCTCGGAATTGCGTTCATTCGATTCTATCGACAACGCTCCAGAAGAAAAGGAAAGAGGTATCACAATCAACACTTCACACGTTGAGTACGAAACTGCTAACCGCCACTACGCTCACGTTGACTGTCCAGGTCACGCCGACTACGTAAAGAACATGGTTACCGGTGCTGCTCAGATGGACGGTGCTATCATCGTAGTTGCTGCTACTGATGGTCCTATGCCTCAGACTCGTGAGCACATCCTTCTTGCTCGTCAGGTGAACGTGCCACGCCTTGTTGTATTCATGAACAAGTGTGACATGGTCGAAGATGAGGAAATGCTTGAGCTTGTTGAAATGGAAATGCGTGAGCTGCTCTCATTCTATGAGTTCGATGGCGATAATACTCCATTCATCCGCGGTTCTGCTCTTGGTGCACTCAACGGTGAGGCTAAGTGGGAAGACAAGATCATGGAGCTTATGGAAGCTGCTGATACATGGATTCCACTTCCTCCACGTGACATCGATAAGCCATTCTTGATGCCAGTTGAAGACGTGTTCTCTATCACAGGTCGTGGTACTGTAGCAACAGGTCGTATCGAAACCGGTATCATCCACACAGGTGACGAAGTTCAGATCATCGGTCTTGGTGCTGAAGGTATGAAGTCAGTTGTAACCGGTGTTGAAATGTTCCGCAAGATTCTTGATGAAGGTCAAGCCGGTGACAACGTAGGTCTTCTCCTCCGTGGTATCGATAAGAACGAAATCAAGAGAGGTATGGTTATCTGTAAGCCAGGTCAGGTGAAGCCACACTCAAGATTTAAGGCTGAGGTCTATATCTTGAAGAAAGAAGAAGGTGGTCGTCACACTCCATTCCACAACAAGTACCGTCCACAGTTCTACATCCGTACGCTTGACGTGACAGGTGAGATCACTCTTCCTGAAGGTACTGAAATGGTAATGCCAGGTGATAACGTATCTATCACAGTAGATCTTATCTATCCGGTAGCATGTAACATAGGTCTTCGTTTCGCTATTCGTGAAGGTGGACGTACTGTAGGTGCCGGTCAGATCACAGAACTATTAGACTAATCAGATTACCTTATCTGAACAATAAAATATCAGATGAAGTCGGGTTTGCCGACTTGGTGGGGAAGTCCTGACTTCATCTGAAATATACGGGTTTAGCTCAGTTGGTAGAGCACTGGTCTCCAAAACCAGGTGTCGGGAGTTCGAGTCTCTCAACCCGTGCCAATAAGAAAAAATGGATTTTAATATGGCTAATCCTAACGCTATAGAAAAGAAAAACGTCTTTGTGAGATTGTCTTCTTACTTAGGCGAGTGCTATAATGAACTTCGATACAAAGTATCATGGCCAACAGCTAAGGAGCTTTCGAACAGTGCTGTCATTGTTTTGATTGCTTCCCTAATCATGTCGGCATTCGTCTTCCTTGTGGACCAGGGATTCGAAGTCATCATCAAGCAGATCTATAAACTAATCATCTGAGTTGTTGTAGGTTTATGTCTAACAATAATCAGAGGCATTACTATGTGCTCCGTACCGTCAATGGTAAGGAGTTGCAGGTAAAGGAGTATATAGAGAAAGAGATGAAGCACACTGACCTCGGGCAGTATGTGAGCGACATCCTTATCCCCATGGAGCGTACCTATCAGATACGCAATGGGAAGAAGGTTTCGAAAGATCGTCCATACTATCCGGGCTATGTCTTTGTCCAAGCTGAGCTCGTAGGTGAGGTGCAACATCGCCTGCGTTCGACTCCGAATGTTTTGGGCTTTCTCGAAGCTAATCCGGATCCCGCTCCTCTTCGCCCTTCGGAGGTGAAGCGTATGTTGGGAGTCATGGATAAGCTGACAGAGCAAGAGGAAGAGTTCGACTTGGAGTTCTTCGTCGGTGAAAAAGTAAAAGTAGCCTTCGGTCCTTTCGCCGGATTTTTCGGAGAGATCACTGAGGTGCAAAATGAAAAGAAGAAACTCAAGCTCCTCGTCAAAGTGTTCGGTCGTGAGACACTTATGGAAGTTGATTTTATGCAAGTGGAGAAAGAGAACTAAGCCATATCTCGATAAGGTCGCTTTCTCAAAATCCAACCAATTTACTTAATTACTAAACTGTTTAATCATGGCAAAAGAAATTGCTGGACAAATCAAACTGCAAATTAAAGGTGGGGCAGCAAACCCTTCTCCTCCTGTAGGCCCTGCACTTGGTGCTAAAGGGGTTAATATCATGGAGTTTTGCAAGCAATTCAACGCCAGAACCCAAGACAAAGCCGGAAAGGTTCTTCCTGTAATCATTACTTATTACAGCGATAAATCTTTCGACTTTATTGTCAAGACTCCTCCTGTAGCTGTCCAACTCCTTGAGAAAGCTAAGAAGAAATCCGGGTCAGCAGAGCCTAACCGTAAAAAGGTGGCTACATTGACATGGGATGACGTGAAGAGCATCGCTGAGGATAAGATGGTAGACCTTAACTGCTTTACGCTGGCTGCTGCTATGCGTCTTGTAGCAGGTACTGCAAGGAGTATGGGTATCAGTATCAAGGGAACTTTCCCAGAAAATATCTAAATCGATTTGAACGTTATGAGCAAACTGACAAAAAATCAAAAGATTGCTTTGAGTAAGATCGAGCCAGGGAAAGTCTACTCTCTTAAGGAAGCATCATCATTAGTAAAGGAAATTACTACCACAAAGTTTGATGCCTCTGTTGATGTAGATGTTCGCTTGGGCGTTGATCCTCGTAAAGCCAACCAAATGGTCAGAGGCGTTGTGTCTCTCCCACATGGTACTGGTAAGGAGGTAAGAGTATTGGCTCTATGTACTCCTGACAAGGAAGAAGAAGCTAAGGCTGCTGGTGCAGACTTTGTTGGTCTCGATGAATATATCGAAAAGATCAAAGGTGGATGGACAGACGTTGATGTCATCATCACTATGCCTGCTATCATGGGTAAGATCGGTGCTTTGGGTCGTGTACTCGGTCCAAGAGGTCTCATGCCTAACCCAAAGAGCGGTACAGTGACTAACGATGTCGCTGCGGCTGTCACTGAAATCAAGCAAGGTAAGATCGACTTCAAGGTCGATAAGGCCGGTATCGTACACGCATCTATTGGTAAGGTGTCTTTCTCTCCCGAGAAGATCGCTGAGAATGCAAAGGAGTTTGTTAACACTTTGATCAAGCTCAAACCAGCAGCTGCAAAGGGTACTTATGTTAAGAGTATCTTTCTTTCAAGTACTATGAGTTTTGGTATCAAGATTGATCCAAAATCAATTGACGAAATTTAAAACGCGTAGATTATGAAAAAGGAAGATAAAGTATTAGTAGTAGAGAAGCTTGTCGAGTTGATAGGTAAATATCCACATGTCTACCTTACAGACATCGAAGCTCTCCCAGCTGATAAGACAAGTGAGCTCCGTAGAGAGTGTTTCAAGAGTGAGGTGAAGTTGATGGTAGTGAAGAATTCACTCCTCCGCCTTGCGATGTCACAAGTCAATGAAGAAGCATTTGCGCCTCTCTTCCCTCTCCTAAAGGGTAACACCGCAGTTATGTTCGCTGAAACAGCTAACGTGCCTGCTAAGGTGATCAAGAACTTTACGAAGAACGAAAAGAAAGGTGAAGGAAAGCCTCAACTCAAGGGTGCGTATGTACAGGAAAGTATCTACGTCGGTCCAGAGAACTTGGAGGCCTTGGTAAATATCAAGAGCAAGGAAGAACTCATCGCAGACGTTGTTGCACTTTTGCAATCTCCTGCGAAGAATGTTATCTCTGCACTTCAATCCGGTGGCAACACCATCCATGGGGTTTTACAAACTCTACAAGAGCGTAATTAAAAATAACAGAAAGTATAAACACTTAAAACAATACGAAAATGGCCGATATCAAAGCTATTGCTGAACAACTAGTAAACCTAACTGTAAAAGAAGTTAGCGAACTCGCTACTATCCTTAAGGAAGAGTATGGCATCGAACCAGCTGCTGCAGCAGTTGCTGTCGCTGCAGGTCCTGCTGCTGCAGGTGAAGCTGCTGAAGAAAAGACTTCTTTCGACGTAATCCTTAAGTCTGCAGGTGCTGCAAAGCTCCAAGTCGTAAAGGCAGTTAAGGAACACTGTGGTCTTGGTCTTAAGGAAGCTAAGGACATCGTAGACGGCGCTCCTTCAACAGTTAAGGAAGGTGTAGACAAGGCTACAGCTGATGCTCTCAAGGCAGCTCTAGAAGAAGCAGGCGCAGAGGTTGAACTTAAGTAAACCGCCCTTTAGCCCTGTTTGCTAACAGGATATGGTTAAGAATCCACAAAAGTGGGTTCTTAACCTTTTCGTGTCTTTTTTGATTATCACAAATTACTCCCTAATATGTCCTCACATAATCCTACACAAAGAGTAAACTTTGCATCGATTAAGAATCCAATGGAGTATCCTGACTTCTTGGATGTGCAGCTGAAGTCTTTCAAGGATTTTCTTCAGCTTGATACACCTCCCGAGAAGAGAAAAAAGGAGGGACTCTACAAGGTCTTTGCAGAGAATTTTCCAATCCACGATACGAGAAATAACTTTGTTCTTGAGTTTTTGGACTATTACATAGATCCTCCAAGGTATACTCTCGATGAGTGTATTTCGAGGGGATTGACGTACAATGTCCCTCTCAAGGCTAAGATGAAACTCTATTGTACGGATCCTGAGCATGAGGACTTCGAAACGGTAATACAGGATGTGTATCTCGGTCCTATACCTTATATGACCGAGTCCGGTACGTTCATCATCAATGGTGCTGAACGTGTTGTCGTATCTCAGATGCACCGTTCGCCCGGTGTGTTCTTCAGTGAGAGCGTGCATCCAAACGGGACAAAGCTTTTCTCTGCCCGTATCATCCCATTCAAGGGGTCTTGGATCGAGTTTGCGACAGACATCAATAATGTCATGTACGCTTACATCGACCGTAAGAAAAAGTTGCCGGTGACTACACTCCTCCGTGCAATAGGTTTTGAAACAGATAAGGACATACTCAACCTCTTCGGTATCGCTGAAGAAGTCAAGGTGAGTAAGTCTAATCTAAAGAAGTACTACGGGCGCAAAATTGCCGCTCGTGTGCTTAACTCATGGATCGAGGATCTTGTGGATGAGGAGACCGGTGAAGTGGTCTCTATGGAACGCTATGATGTCATCGTCGATCGTGATGAACTCCTTACCGAAGATAATGTGGATCAGATCATCGAGTCCGGCGCAAAGAATATCCTTATCACCAAGGATGACAGTGAGCTTGGTCTGGACTATTCGGTAATCACAAATACGCTACAAAAGGACCCTTCTAACTCTGAAAAAGAAGCGGTATATCATATATATAAGCAACTTCGTAATCAGGATCCTGTTGATGATGCTTCGGCAAGAGAAGTGATCAACAGCTTGTTCTTCTCTGAAAAGAGATATGACCTTGGTGATGTCGGTCGTTATCGTATCAACAAGAAGCTCGGTATCAACATCGATGAGGAGACCAAAGTCTTGACTACAGAGGATATCACTGCGATCATTGCTCATCTCGTAGAGTTGAAGAACAGCAAGCAGGTCGTCGATGATATCGACCACTTGAGTAACCGTCGTGTACGTACTGTGGGCGAACAGCTCTACAACCAGTTCGGCATCGGTCTTGCTCGTATGGCTCGTACAGTGAGAGAGCGTATGAACGTCAGAGACAACGAAGTCTTCACTCCGATCGACTTGATCAATGCGAAGACAATTTCTTCTGTTGTCAATTCATTCTTTGGTACGAATGCTCTTTCTCAGTTTATGGATCAGACTAACCCATTGGCTGAGATCACACACAAGAGACGTCTGTCAGCCCTTGGTCCCGGTGGTTTGAGCCGTGACCGTGCTGGTTTCGAGGTTCGTGACGTACACTATACGCACTATGGTCGTCTCTGTCCTATCGAGACTCCTGAAGGACCAAACATCGGTCTGATTTCCTCTCTCTGTGTCTATGCTAAGATCAACGACCTTGGATTTATCTCCACCCCTTATCGTAAGGTGGTCGATGGTAAGGTCGACTTCTCGGAGAATGGAGTCGAATACTATACTGCAGAAGCGGAAGAGGACAAGACTGTCGCACAGGGTAATGCTCCACTTGACGAAAATGGTAAGTTCATCAAGGATGCTGTCAAGGCAAGATATGGCTCAGACTTCCCTGTGGTGTCTCCATCAGAGATCGACTTGATGGACGTTTCTCCTATACAGATTGCTTCTATCGCAGCATCTCTTATCCCATTCCTTGAGCACGACGATGCTAACCGTGCACTCATGGGATCGAACATGATGCGTCAAGCTGTGCCACTTATCCATAGTGATGCTCCTATCGTAGGTACAGGTGTCGAACAAAAACTTGTACATGACTCTCGTACACAGATAGTCGCAGAGGGTGCAGGTACAGTTGAGTTTGTGGATGCTTCTGTGATCAAGATCAGATATGATCGTTCAGAAGATGATACATTTGTCAGCTTCGAGGACAATCTCAAAATATACAACCTTCCGAAGTTCCGCAAAACCAATCAAAGCACCACCATTGACTTGAGACCTATTTGTCGTAAGGGCGACAGAGTGGAGAAGGGGGATATCCTTACCGAAGGATATTCGACCGAAAATGGAGAGTTGGCTCTTGGACGTAATGTGCAGGTGGCTTATATGCCTTGGAAGGGGTATAACTATGAGGATGCTATCGTGCTCAACGAACGCATGGTACGTGAAGATATCTTTACTTCGGTACACGTGGACGAGTACATCTTGGAGGTGCGTGAGACAAAACGTGGGCTCGAAGAACTCACTTCGGATATCCCTAATGTCAGCGAGGAGGCTACAAAAGACCTCGATGACAGAGGTATCATCCGTGTCGGTGCTCGTGTACATCCCGGAGACATCCTTATCGGTAAGATCACTCCTAAGGGAGAGTCCGATCCTACTCCGGAGGAAAAGCTTCTGCATGCGATCTTCGGCGATAAGGCCGGTGATGTTAAGGACGCTTCTCTCAAGGCGAACCCTTCTCTAAGTGGTGTTGTCATCAAGACCCACCTCTTCTCAAAGGCTATGCACAGTAAGAAGGATAAGGGTGGCGTCCGTGAAATCGTCAAGAAGCTTGACGAGGAGATGGAGGAAAATCTTGCTGAATTGAGAGAGCTCATGCTCAAGAAACTCATTCAGCTTACAGATAATAAGTTGTCCAACGGTATTCGTAACTTCGAAGACACCGAGATTGTTCCAAAGGGTGTAAAGTTGACCCCTGCTGTGTGCTCAAAGATTGAGTTTGGCGAAGTGGCAATCTTCAACTGGACCGGTGATGAGCATACCGATGAACTCGTGGCGAAACTTATCTCCAATTACTTGCGTAAGGCTAAGGAGATAGAGTCTGAGTACAGACGTAAGAAGTTTGATGCAACCATCGGTGACGAACTCCCCAATGGTATCATCCAGATCGCTAAGGTGCTTATAGCTAAGAAGCGTAAGATCCAGGTCGGTGACAAGATGGCGGGACGTCACGGTAACAAGGGTATTGTATCCAAAATCGTCCGTCAGGAGGATATGCCATTTATGGAAGATGGTACTCCTATGGACTTGTGTCTCAATCCACTTGGTGTGCCTTCGCGTATGAACCTCGGACAGATTTTTGAGGCTGTCCTCGGATGGGCAGGCCGCCGTCTTGATGTGAAGTTTGCTACTCCGATCTTTGATGGGGCTTCGCTCGATGATTTGGATCAGTGGACAGACAAGGCCGGCATCCCACGTTATGGTAAGACCTATCTGTACGATGGAGGTACAGGCGAACAGTTTGACCAGCCTGCGACTGTCGGTGTGACATACTTCTTGAAGCTTGGGCACATGGTCGACGACAAGATGCACGCGAGATCTATCGGTCCTTACTCTCTCATCACTCAGCAGCCTCTCGGTGGTAAAGCACAGTTCGGGGGCCAGCGTTTCGGAGAGATGGAGGTTTGGGCCCTTGAAGCTTACGGAGCTGCACACGTCCTTCAGGAGATGTTGACCATCAAGAGTGACGATGTCGTAGGGCGTTCGAAAGCTTACGAGGCTATCGTCAAGGGTGCTCCCATGCCTACACCGGGCATTCCTGAGTCTCTCAATGTCCTCCTACACGAGCTCAAAGGTCTTGGTCTAAGCTTCTGTATGGAGTAATAGGCGAGGATATGTGATTATAGTTTTTTCCTCATCAGAATAAATCTCCCATTATATAGTTATGGCATTCAAAAGAGATACAAAGATAAAGGCCAACTTCACCCGTATTAAGATCGGTATCGCTTCCCCCGAAGAGGTATTGGAAAATTCAAGTGGTGAAGTCCTTAAGCCAGAGACAATAAACTATCGTACTTACAAGCCCGAGAGAGACGGTCTATTCTGCGAACGTATCTTCGGACCCGTCAAGGACTTCGAATGTCACTGCGGTAAGTACAAGCGTATTCGCTACCGTGGTATCGTCTGTGACCGATGTGGTGTGGAAGTGACTGAGAAGAAGGTCCGTAGAGAGCGTATGGGACACATCGCACTCGAGGTGCCTGTCGCTCACATCTGGTTCTTCCGCTCTATCCCCAACAAGATCGCATATCTTCTTGGTATTCCATCCAAGAAGC
This is a stretch of genomic DNA from Porphyromonas cangingivalis. It encodes these proteins:
- a CDS encoding tyrosine-type recombinase/integrase; this translates as MKVQDIIEDFTAHLAYEKGASSHTLVAYRGDLLKWLRMQGIDPDDGEAVVRYINAVDKRMARKAVIGFAEQGDAPRTIHRRMSAIRGLYDYLLKQGEVKSNPFATVQPPKSRKSLPPFVDAATLTDHIETLYLFFEEGLEVGSSDVWNRLENAFITDLLFQTGMRRAELVSLTLPSIDMAQCQMKVLGKRKKERIIPFGALLLEKIKLYLRHRQEWNPLTDRLIVNSKGVPVNEGYVYAVVRRALAPLEQYTKKNPHVLRHSFASALLNDGADLMSVKELLGHESISTTAIYTHTTFEELKRMYNAHPRAKKETKS
- the rplL gene encoding 50S ribosomal protein L7/L12 encodes the protein MADIKAIAEQLVNLTVKEVSELATILKEEYGIEPAAAAVAVAAGPAAAGEAAEEKTSFDVILKSAGAAKLQVVKAVKEHCGLGLKEAKDIVDGAPSTVKEGVDKATADALKAALEEAGAEVELK
- the tuf gene encoding elongation factor Tu, which gives rise to MAKEHFNRTKPHVNIGTIGHVDHGKTTLTAAITTVLAKKGLSELRSFDSIDNAPEEKERGITINTSHVEYETANRHYAHVDCPGHADYVKNMVTGAAQMDGAIIVVAATDGPMPQTREHILLARQVNVPRLVVFMNKCDMVEDEEMLELVEMEMRELLSFYEFDGDNTPFIRGSALGALNGEAKWEDKIMELMEAADTWIPLPPRDIDKPFLMPVEDVFSITGRGTVATGRIETGIIHTGDEVQIIGLGAEGMKSVVTGVEMFRKILDEGQAGDNVGLLLRGIDKNEIKRGMVICKPGQVKPHSRFKAEVYILKKEEGGRHTPFHNKYRPQFYIRTLDVTGEITLPEGTEMVMPGDNVSITVDLIYPVACNIGLRFAIREGGRTVGAGQITELLD
- the rplJ gene encoding 50S ribosomal protein L10, producing MKKEDKVLVVEKLVELIGKYPHVYLTDIEALPADKTSELRRECFKSEVKLMVVKNSLLRLAMSQVNEEAFAPLFPLLKGNTAVMFAETANVPAKVIKNFTKNEKKGEGKPQLKGAYVQESIYVGPENLEALVNIKSKEELIADVVALLQSPAKNVISALQSGGNTIHGVLQTLQERN
- the rplK gene encoding 50S ribosomal protein L11 yields the protein MAKEIAGQIKLQIKGGAANPSPPVGPALGAKGVNIMEFCKQFNARTQDKAGKVLPVIITYYSDKSFDFIVKTPPVAVQLLEKAKKKSGSAEPNRKKVATLTWDDVKSIAEDKMVDLNCFTLAAAMRLVAGTARSMGISIKGTFPENI
- the hpf gene encoding ribosome hibernation-promoting factor, HPF/YfiA family, yielding MKLRVQHTNFEATEKLIQYTEKKVGKLEKFYADIINAEVLLSVEKPETNHNKSAKITLVVKDDNLFAEKVADTFEEAVNQACEALEKQLDKYKDKVRGK
- the rplA gene encoding 50S ribosomal protein L1, which codes for MSKLTKNQKIALSKIEPGKVYSLKEASSLVKEITTTKFDASVDVDVRLGVDPRKANQMVRGVVSLPHGTGKEVRVLALCTPDKEEEAKAAGADFVGLDEYIEKIKGGWTDVDVIITMPAIMGKIGALGRVLGPRGLMPNPKSGTVTNDVAAAVTEIKQGKIDFKVDKAGIVHASIGKVSFSPEKIAENAKEFVNTLIKLKPAAAKGTYVKSIFLSSTMSFGIKIDPKSIDEI
- a CDS encoding AAA family ATPase, translating into MGKDMVMNPFVLGKYVSDRYFCDREEETAFLIKQIDNGRNVALVAARRMGKTGLIQHCFAQERVRERYHTFFVDIYATTSLAEFVYLLGKTIYEELKPKKTRWAEGFFQIVTSLRMGFRLDALTGEPTFDIGLGDIQTPQTTLDEIFEYLETADKPCIVAIDEFQQVGTYEGNSVEALLRTKIQRCKQTSFIFAGSKQHLMSNMFNSSSKPFYQSAITMGLDAIPMDVYADFAERLFAECGRLVDRVVVEKVYNLFGGATWFVQMMMNELFALTPEGGRCGLEKLEVARENIIQVQAHVYKDILARLAPKQKLVLQAIAREGEAQGVTSSAFIRKYNLSSASSVQAAMKSLIKHDLVVSEGESYRVYDHFFAEWLLREY
- the rpoB gene encoding DNA-directed RNA polymerase subunit beta, with translation MSSHNPTQRVNFASIKNPMEYPDFLDVQLKSFKDFLQLDTPPEKRKKEGLYKVFAENFPIHDTRNNFVLEFLDYYIDPPRYTLDECISRGLTYNVPLKAKMKLYCTDPEHEDFETVIQDVYLGPIPYMTESGTFIINGAERVVVSQMHRSPGVFFSESVHPNGTKLFSARIIPFKGSWIEFATDINNVMYAYIDRKKKLPVTTLLRAIGFETDKDILNLFGIAEEVKVSKSNLKKYYGRKIAARVLNSWIEDLVDEETGEVVSMERYDVIVDRDELLTEDNVDQIIESGAKNILITKDDSELGLDYSVITNTLQKDPSNSEKEAVYHIYKQLRNQDPVDDASAREVINSLFFSEKRYDLGDVGRYRINKKLGINIDEETKVLTTEDITAIIAHLVELKNSKQVVDDIDHLSNRRVRTVGEQLYNQFGIGLARMARTVRERMNVRDNEVFTPIDLINAKTISSVVNSFFGTNALSQFMDQTNPLAEITHKRRLSALGPGGLSRDRAGFEVRDVHYTHYGRLCPIETPEGPNIGLISSLCVYAKINDLGFISTPYRKVVDGKVDFSENGVEYYTAEAEEDKTVAQGNAPLDENGKFIKDAVKARYGSDFPVVSPSEIDLMDVSPIQIASIAASLIPFLEHDDANRALMGSNMMRQAVPLIHSDAPIVGTGVEQKLVHDSRTQIVAEGAGTVEFVDASVIKIRYDRSEDDTFVSFEDNLKIYNLPKFRKTNQSTTIDLRPICRKGDRVEKGDILTEGYSTENGELALGRNVQVAYMPWKGYNYEDAIVLNERMVREDIFTSVHVDEYILEVRETKRGLEELTSDIPNVSEEATKDLDDRGIIRVGARVHPGDILIGKITPKGESDPTPEEKLLHAIFGDKAGDVKDASLKANPSLSGVVIKTHLFSKAMHSKKDKGGVREIVKKLDEEMEENLAELRELMLKKLIQLTDNKLSNGIRNFEDTEIVPKGVKLTPAVCSKIEFGEVAIFNWTGDEHTDELVAKLISNYLRKAKEIESEYRRKKFDATIGDELPNGIIQIAKVLIAKKRKIQVGDKMAGRHGNKGIVSKIVRQEDMPFMEDGTPMDLCLNPLGVPSRMNLGQIFEAVLGWAGRRLDVKFATPIFDGASLDDLDQWTDKAGIPRYGKTYLYDGGTGEQFDQPATVGVTYFLKLGHMVDDKMHARSIGPYSLITQQPLGGKAQFGGQRFGEMEVWALEAYGAAHVLQEMLTIKSDDVVGRSKAYEAIVKGAPMPTPGIPESLNVLLHELKGLGLSFCME
- the secE gene encoding preprotein translocase subunit SecE — translated: MANPNAIEKKNVFVRLSSYLGECYNELRYKVSWPTAKELSNSAVIVLIASLIMSAFVFLVDQGFEVIIKQIYKLII
- the nusG gene encoding transcription termination/antitermination protein NusG — its product is MSNNNQRHYYVLRTVNGKELQVKEYIEKEMKHTDLGQYVSDILIPMERTYQIRNGKKVSKDRPYYPGYVFVQAELVGEVQHRLRSTPNVLGFLEANPDPAPLRPSEVKRMLGVMDKLTEQEEEFDLEFFVGEKVKVAFGPFAGFFGEITEVQNEKKKLKLLVKVFGRETLMEVDFMQVEKEN